A genome region from Rhodopseudomonas boonkerdii includes the following:
- a CDS encoding TonB-dependent siderophore receptor — MNGLERNIMRAITLGAVSTIALSAGMSRPAASQTAPQQLAPVVVQESAAKRKPTAASRRASTARSAAGRRANSRNANAPQAVPAAAPAREIAWGHVDGYVATRSGTGTKTDTPLIETPQSVSVVTQDQIQAQGLQSIAQAVRYVPGTRSEVLGSDGRFDQVYIRGFLADQYLDSMRLVNFGIFGYPIVEPFNLERVEVLRGPSSILYGQASPGGVVNMVSKRPTEDPYHEMFVSTGSYGRVQSGVDLSGPLDKNKEFLYRLTASGYDVGSQVDTRSYQRVSIAPSLTWRPDNQTTLTIQGVYQRDPKAGFYNQLLPRGIGMITPYNGQYIPTSFFSGQPGFDRTSRDFTSIGYQFEHKFDGGLTVRQNLRYMDNASYSAVTSPDVNLTDPTKLTRGAYTTQEAIRSFSMDNQAEGKFRVGAFEHTVLFGIDYRYATDNAINGSGTATTINALNPVYGPSPIVTLTQKRDQKIEQLGFYAQDQITFNNWVALLGIRRDQANSKSTSTSLLTNVITAVDQTDTATSKRGALLYKFDNGISPYVQYTESFQPAVGTGFNGLPFVPTRGQQYEAGIKYQPNAKSIYTMALFDLKQQNVLTSDLLHPLFSVQTGEIRSRGLELEAKTEVTRDLTVLGSYTYLDQKVTSTNNAAQLGQRLTGMPRHSANLWADYTFHSGPLDGFGFSAGVRYLGDTAGNNANTFFVPSVTLVDAGLHYDFGALNKEWKGFTGQVNANNMFDKTYVTLCQDFGCYYGLRREVIATLRYRW; from the coding sequence GTGAACGGTCTTGAACGGAACATCATGCGCGCCATCACGCTTGGCGCAGTGAGTACGATTGCACTTTCGGCAGGCATGTCGCGGCCTGCCGCATCGCAGACAGCACCGCAACAGCTCGCACCGGTCGTGGTTCAGGAATCCGCCGCCAAACGCAAACCGACGGCCGCATCGCGCCGCGCATCCACCGCGCGCAGCGCCGCGGGCCGCCGCGCCAATTCGCGCAATGCCAATGCGCCGCAAGCCGTGCCTGCCGCCGCGCCGGCGCGTGAAATCGCATGGGGCCATGTCGATGGCTATGTGGCGACGCGCAGTGGCACCGGCACCAAGACCGACACGCCGCTGATCGAAACGCCGCAGTCCGTTTCGGTGGTCACGCAAGACCAGATCCAGGCGCAAGGGCTGCAAAGCATCGCGCAGGCGGTGCGCTATGTGCCGGGCACGCGCAGCGAAGTGCTGGGCAGCGACGGCCGCTTCGATCAGGTCTATATCCGTGGCTTCCTCGCCGATCAGTATCTCGATTCCATGCGGCTCGTGAATTTCGGTATCTTCGGCTATCCGATCGTTGAGCCTTTCAATCTCGAACGCGTGGAAGTGCTGCGCGGTCCGTCCTCGATCCTCTATGGCCAGGCCTCGCCCGGCGGCGTCGTCAACATGGTCAGCAAGCGGCCGACCGAAGATCCCTATCACGAGATGTTCGTCTCCACCGGCAGCTATGGCCGCGTGCAGAGCGGCGTCGATCTGTCGGGTCCGCTCGACAAGAACAAGGAGTTTCTCTACCGCCTCACCGCTTCCGGCTACGATGTCGGCAGCCAGGTGGACACCCGCAGCTATCAGCGCGTCTCCATCGCACCGTCGTTGACCTGGCGCCCGGATAACCAGACCACGCTCACGATCCAGGGCGTCTATCAACGCGATCCGAAGGCCGGCTTCTACAATCAGTTGCTGCCGCGCGGCATCGGCATGATCACGCCCTATAACGGCCAGTATATCCCGACCAGCTTCTTCTCCGGCCAGCCCGGCTTCGATCGCACCTCCCGCGACTTCACCTCGATCGGTTATCAGTTCGAGCACAAGTTCGACGGCGGCCTCACCGTGCGCCAGAATCTGCGCTACATGGACAATGCGAGCTATTCGGCAGTGACCTCGCCGGATGTGAATCTGACCGATCCGACCAAGCTGACCCGCGGCGCCTACACCACCCAGGAAGCGATCCGCTCATTCTCCATGGACAACCAGGCTGAGGGTAAATTCCGCGTCGGCGCCTTCGAGCACACCGTGCTGTTCGGCATCGATTATCGCTACGCCACCGACAATGCGATCAATGGCTCCGGCACGGCGACCACCATCAATGCGCTGAACCCGGTCTATGGTCCGTCACCGATCGTTACCCTGACACAGAAGCGCGACCAGAAAATCGAGCAGCTCGGCTTCTATGCGCAGGACCAGATCACCTTCAACAACTGGGTTGCCCTGCTCGGCATCCGCCGCGATCAGGCCAACAGCAAGAGCACCTCGACCAGTCTCCTGACCAATGTCATCACCGCCGTCGACCAGACCGACACTGCAACCAGCAAGCGCGGAGCCCTGCTCTACAAGTTCGACAACGGCATATCGCCCTATGTGCAATATACCGAGTCGTTCCAGCCCGCCGTCGGCACCGGTTTCAATGGTCTGCCTTTCGTGCCGACCCGCGGCCAGCAATATGAGGCCGGCATCAAGTATCAGCCGAATGCGAAATCGATCTATACGATGGCGCTGTTCGACCTGAAACAGCAGAACGTGCTCACCAGCGACCTCCTGCATCCGCTGTTCAGCGTGCAGACCGGTGAGATCCGCTCGCGCGGCCTTGAACTCGAAGCCAAGACCGAAGTGACGCGCGACCTCACGGTGCTAGGCTCCTACACCTATCTCGACCAGAAGGTGACCAGCACCAACAATGCCGCACAACTCGGCCAGCGCCTGACCGGCATGCCGCGCCACAGCGCCAATCTGTGGGCCGACTACACCTTCCACAGCGGCCCGCTCGACGGCTTCGGCTTCTCCGCCGGCGTGCGCTATCTCGGCGACACCGCCGGCAACAATGCCAATACCTTCTTCGTGCCGTCCGTCACGCTGGTCGATGCCGGCCTGCATTACGATTTCGGCGCGCTCAACAAGGAGTGGAAGGGCTTCACCGGCCAGGTCAATGCCAACAACATGTTCGACAAGACCTATGTGACGCTGTGCCAGGATTTCGGCTGTTACTATGGCCTTCGCCGCGAGGTGATCGCGACCTTGCGCTACCGCTGGTAG
- a CDS encoding MBL fold metallo-hydrolase, giving the protein MRFLSVVLAALAWLSVPTFAQNTPRGSECLAMAERPPRAIPVSLRRTAAKADEVSITYAGHSTYYIDTPGGVTIATDYNGVYKLNRIPDVVTMNRAHSTHYTLNPDPRIKTVLHGWGENGQPAHIHERIGDVLIRNVTTDIRRYYGDDAGGEMMKDGNSIFIFEVAGLCIGHLGHLHHKLDESHFAAIGRLDIVMVPIDGSYTMSLDGISDITKRLRASVVLPMHRFMTPLSDFMQKIGQNFEIDQRTQRTLTISLGALPKRPTVIILDGV; this is encoded by the coding sequence ATGCGTTTTCTCTCCGTCGTCCTCGCCGCGCTCGCTTGGCTATCCGTCCCCACCTTCGCACAGAATACGCCGCGTGGCAGCGAATGCCTCGCGATGGCCGAGCGCCCGCCTCGCGCTATTCCGGTCAGCCTCCGCCGCACCGCGGCCAAGGCGGACGAAGTCTCCATCACCTATGCAGGCCACTCGACTTATTACATCGACACGCCCGGCGGCGTGACCATCGCTACGGATTACAACGGCGTCTACAAGCTGAACCGGATTCCCGACGTCGTGACGATGAACCGTGCGCACAGCACGCATTACACACTGAATCCCGATCCACGTATCAAGACGGTGCTGCATGGCTGGGGCGAGAACGGACAGCCGGCGCACATCCACGAACGCATCGGCGATGTGCTGATCCGCAATGTGACCACCGACATCCGTCGCTACTATGGCGACGATGCCGGCGGAGAAATGATGAAAGACGGCAACTCGATCTTCATCTTCGAGGTCGCCGGCCTGTGCATCGGTCATCTCGGCCACCTCCATCACAAGCTCGATGAAAGTCACTTCGCCGCCATCGGCCGGCTCGACATCGTGATGGTGCCGATCGACGGCAGCTATACGATGTCGCTGGACGGCATCTCCGACATCACCAAGCGGCTGCGCGCGTCCGTCGTGCTGCCCATGCATCGCTTCATGACGCCGCTCAGCGATTTCATGCAGAAGATCGGGCAGAATTTCGAGATCGATCAGCGGACACAACGAACATTGACCATCTCCCTCGGCGCGCTACCGAAGAGACCGACGGTGATCATCCTCGACGGGGTGTAG
- a CDS encoding DMT family transporter, giving the protein MFTIASLWIPFTIIASLGQVARNAMQRSLTGPLGTWGATNIRFLFGFPFSLVFFAVIALATCDRVAWPSMAFWPWLLLGALSQIFATGLMLAAMNERSFVVTTAYLKTEAIQTAIFGFVFLGDHLTVLRVVAILIATLGVVVTALRPGAARELGSIRPTVLGLVAAAGFALSAVGFRGAIIAVPDVSFVTAASYALVWSLFVQTAILTVYLLLREPVILRNILGLWRPSMLAGFAGAAASQFWFLAFALTAAANVRTLALVEVLFAQAVAYYSFKQPLSVREVSGVVLIVAGVALLVAA; this is encoded by the coding sequence ATGTTCACTATCGCCTCGCTCTGGATCCCTTTCACCATCATCGCCTCACTCGGGCAGGTGGCGCGCAATGCCATGCAGCGCTCGCTGACGGGGCCGCTCGGGACATGGGGCGCGACGAATATCCGCTTTCTGTTCGGCTTTCCGTTCTCGCTGGTGTTCTTTGCGGTGATTGCGCTCGCCACCTGCGATCGCGTGGCCTGGCCGAGCATGGCGTTCTGGCCATGGCTGTTGCTCGGTGCTCTCAGCCAGATCTTCGCCACCGGGCTGATGCTGGCGGCGATGAACGAGCGTTCCTTCGTGGTCACGACGGCCTATCTCAAGACCGAGGCGATCCAGACCGCGATTTTCGGTTTCGTGTTTCTCGGCGATCACCTGACGGTTCTGCGGGTGGTGGCGATCCTGATCGCGACGCTCGGGGTGGTCGTGACAGCGCTGCGGCCGGGAGCGGCGCGCGAACTTGGCAGCATCAGGCCGACGGTTCTGGGTCTCGTCGCCGCTGCGGGTTTCGCGCTGTCCGCGGTCGGCTTCCGCGGCGCCATCATCGCGGTGCCCGATGTGAGTTTCGTCACGGCCGCCTCCTATGCGCTGGTCTGGTCGCTGTTCGTGCAGACCGCGATCCTCACCGTCTATCTGCTGCTGCGGGAGCCGGTGATCCTGCGCAACATCCTTGGCTTGTGGCGTCCGTCGATGCTGGCCGGTTTTGCCGGTGCCGCGGCCTCGCAGTTCTGGTTCCTGGCCTTTGCGCTGACCGCCGCCGCCAATGTGCGGACGCTGGCGCTGGTCGAGGTGCTGTTCGCGCAGGCTGTGGCCTACTATTCGTTCAAGCAGCCGCTCTCCGTGCGCGAAGTGTCGGGCGTGGTGCTGATCGTGGCCGGTGTGGCGCTTCTCGTCGCGGCATGA
- a CDS encoding thermonuclease family protein: protein MRILPLLLLLSLTGPAFAADVIVRDGDTIQIGNVAYELAGVDAPEMDQPCVDEHADNWACGTEARDWLIKLINKREVRCEDLGEDKIARNRRLGICTVAGEAESLNRSVVLAGYGVRIAAPANAGASSPADEAGARDRRQGLWRGCFVAPADFRSKAVGGKLLGASCQPGKETALRAALFPADLAMPQGCNIRAKQVRRAKLTGNVGVYLIPQCQNYATQPKPDRWFCSEDDARAAGYRKALNCQASSSRK from the coding sequence ATGCGCATTCTGCCCCTGCTGCTGCTTTTGTCGCTGACCGGTCCTGCTTTCGCCGCGGACGTCATCGTCAGGGATGGCGACACCATCCAGATCGGCAACGTCGCCTACGAACTGGCCGGCGTCGACGCGCCGGAGATGGATCAGCCCTGTGTCGACGAACACGCCGACAACTGGGCCTGCGGGACAGAGGCCCGCGACTGGCTGATCAAGCTCATCAACAAGCGCGAGGTCCGCTGCGAGGATCTCGGCGAGGACAAGATCGCAAGGAATCGCCGGCTGGGTATCTGCACCGTCGCGGGTGAGGCGGAAAGCCTCAACCGGTCGGTGGTCCTGGCTGGGTACGGCGTGCGCATCGCAGCGCCGGCCAATGCCGGAGCATCGTCGCCGGCCGATGAGGCGGGGGCGCGCGACAGGCGACAGGGGCTGTGGCGCGGCTGCTTCGTCGCGCCGGCGGATTTCCGCAGCAAGGCCGTGGGCGGCAAGCTGCTGGGGGCGTCCTGCCAGCCCGGCAAGGAGACCGCCTTGCGCGCTGCGCTGTTCCCGGCCGATCTCGCCATGCCTCAAGGCTGCAATATCCGCGCAAAACAGGTCCGCCGCGCCAAGCTCACGGGCAATGTCGGCGTCTATCTGATCCCGCAATGTCAGAACTACGCCACCCAGCCGAAGCCGGACCGCTGGTTCTGCAGCGAGGACGACGCCCGCGCTGCCGGATACCGCAAGGCGCTGAATTGCCAGGCATCCAGCAGCCGCAAGTGA
- a CDS encoding AAA family ATPase, whose amino-acid sequence MAETISSSASIEAVERGLASAGYIASRQISTAVYLAEKIEKPILVEGPAGVGKTELAKAIAASRGLEMIRMQCYEGLDEAKALYEWKYAKQLLYTQILKDKLGEVLGGADTLAKALDQLHTFGDVFFSKEFVEPRPLLRALEQPKGCVLLIDEIDKSDAEFESLLLEILSDFQVTIPELGTIAAIVPPTVILTSNGERDLGDALKRRCLHLHIGFPEPKLEERIVETRVPGIPATLRKQLVGFVNQVRTLDLKKLPSVSETIDWAKVLVLLGASELGHQLVKDTLNVLLKYEGDIEAALPNVSTFVANSGRQGVFG is encoded by the coding sequence TTGGCCGAGACCATCAGTTCGTCCGCATCGATCGAAGCCGTTGAACGCGGGCTGGCCTCTGCCGGCTACATCGCCAGCCGGCAGATTTCCACCGCCGTCTATCTCGCCGAAAAGATCGAGAAGCCGATCCTGGTCGAGGGCCCGGCCGGCGTCGGCAAGACCGAACTCGCCAAGGCCATCGCCGCCTCGCGCGGGCTCGAGATGATCCGCATGCAGTGTTACGAGGGGCTCGACGAGGCCAAGGCGCTGTATGAGTGGAAATACGCCAAGCAGTTGCTCTACACGCAGATCCTCAAGGACAAGCTCGGCGAAGTGCTGGGCGGCGCCGATACGCTCGCCAAGGCACTCGATCAGCTGCATACGTTCGGTGACGTTTTCTTCTCCAAGGAATTCGTCGAGCCGCGGCCGCTGCTGCGCGCGCTGGAGCAGCCGAAGGGCTGCGTGCTGCTGATCGACGAGATCGACAAGTCCGACGCCGAATTCGAGTCGCTGCTGCTGGAAATCCTGTCGGACTTTCAGGTCACCATTCCCGAACTCGGCACCATCGCTGCCATCGTGCCGCCGACGGTGATCCTCACCTCCAATGGCGAGCGCGATCTCGGCGACGCGCTGAAGCGCCGCTGTCTGCATCTGCATATCGGTTTCCCCGAGCCGAAGCTGGAAGAACGCATCGTCGAGACCCGTGTGCCCGGCATTCCCGCCACGCTGCGCAAGCAGCTCGTCGGTTTCGTCAATCAGGTCCGCACGCTGGATCTGAAGAAGCTGCCTTCGGTGAGCGAGACCATCGACTGGGCCAAGGTGCTGGTGCTGCTCGGCGCGTCCGAACTCGGCCATCAACTGGTGAAGGACACGCTCAACGTGCTGCTGAAATATGAGGGCGACATCGAAGCTGCCTTGCCGAATGTCTCCACTTTCGTCGCCAATTCGGGGCGGCAGGGCGTGTTCGGCTAG